CGTGGTCGTCATGGCGATCTACGCGTGGGTCCAGATCTCCAACGAGGTCGTGCTGTCCGAAGCCGACGCGCACCGGGCCCAACGGAACGGCCTCGCCTGGCTCGGCGCGATCGAGTCGGTGTGGGCGCGCGAGGGCGAGGCGCGGGCGCGCGAGCTGATCGACCTCTCCGCCCGCCGGGTCGGGGCACGGGAGGGGGCCGTGCGCATCATTTCCCTCGCTCCGGACGCTCCCGACCGGCCGCACCTCTCCGGCGAGGAGGTCCGGACGCTCGAGGCCGGCGGCATCGTACGTCGCGTGATCCGTGACGCCGACGGCCAGGACTGGATACACGCCTGGGCGGATATTAGAACCGCCGCGCACCCGACCGGGCTCGCGGTCGTGGAGCCGCTGGGGCACGAGCAGACGTTCGTCCGCATGAGCCATCTCGCCATCCTCGGTGCGACGATCGCGGTCATCGCCATCTGCTCGTTGCTCGCGATCGCGCTCCAGCTGCGGCTGGTCGGCCGTCCGCTCGTGCGGCTCCGCGACAAGGCGCGACGCGCGGGCGC
The genomic region above belongs to Deltaproteobacteria bacterium and contains:
- a CDS encoding HAMP domain-containing protein, translated to MKLAVKLSIALVLGIVVVMAIYAWVQISNEVVLSEADAHRAQRNGLAWLGAIESVWAREGEARARELIDLSARRVGAREGAVRIISLAPDAPDRPHLSGEEVRTLEAGGIVRRVIRDADGQDWIHAWADIRTAAHPTGLAVVEPLGHEQTFVRMSHLAILGATIAVIAICSLLAIALQLRLVGRPLVRLRDKARRAGAGDFSGPLRLTQDDEMGELAREINAMCDRIADANRQVADETAAHLAAL